The genome window TGCCCACTGACACTGCATCAGCTCCCAATGCCAGTGCCTTATAGGCGTCATAGCCGCTATCAATACCACAGTCAACGAAGATGGCGATACCGCTTCCCTCCAATGCTGCCTTAATCTTAGGCAGAACCATCAGCGGCGCAACACCGAAAGGAATACGACCGTGGTGATGGGAGATAACAATAGCAGCACAGCCCGCCTCCTTACACTTCACGGCATCCTGCACGGATAGCACGCCTTTGGCTACGAATGGCACGTTGCCGGCTGCCTTTACGTATTCTTTTAGATCCGAAAGCATTACAGGTCCGAGTGGAATACCATCCACAACGTCATATCGTCCGTCTGTTCCCGGGACATGGTCAACATCTACGCCGACAGCTATCGCACCGTGTTTGATAGCAAACTGAATCTCATCCAGAATAATACTATGGTCAGCAAATGGCTTAATGATTCTCACTGTGCTTGCTCCTTCAGCTGCAATCTCAGCATACTCTTCGTTGGGTTCCATACCTACCCAGTTCACAGTGTTCAGCTTCTTAGCTGCCCGTGCATATTCCAGCATCGGTTTCTTGCCATCTTTCAGCACCTTATTCAGGTGTGAGAAGGCTGGCATCATAATCGGTGAATCGAACTCTTCACCAAAGATAACTGTCTTCAATGTTGGCTCAACGGCATCAATAACACGCATCTCAACATGGATGGAATCCAGGTAATTGCGGTTAAATACGTTTGCGTCGTCTGCTTTGCCGCTTGTTACGGGTATCATTCC of Prevotella fusca JCM 17724 contains these proteins:
- a CDS encoding alpha-hydroxy-acid oxidizing protein, with amino-acid sequence MNDNIKSPWPGPAGMIPVTSGKADDANVFNRNYLDSIHVEMRVIDAVEPTLKTVIFGEEFDSPIMMPAFSHLNKVLKDGKKPMLEYARAAKKLNTVNWVGMEPNEEYAEIAAEGASTVRIIKPFADHSIILDEIQFAIKHGAIAVGVDVDHVPGTDGRYDVVDGIPLGPVMLSDLKEYVKAAGNVPFVAKGVLSVQDAVKCKEAGCAAIVISHHHGRIPFGVAPLMVLPKIKAALEGSGIAIFVDCGIDSGYDAYKALALGADAVSVGRGILKPLLQQGAEGVEEKVQKMNEQLSELMMYTCVKDTRSFDASVLYI